In Variovorax paradoxus, a single genomic region encodes these proteins:
- a CDS encoding dihydrodipicolinate synthase family protein, which translates to MAQASTRGEPRYRGIFPVAPTTFTETGALDLASQKRCIDFMIDSGVDGLCILANFSEQFLLADDEREVLTRTVLEHVAGRVPVIVTTTHFSTEVCAARSRRAQDMGAAMVMVMPPYHGATFRVPPAQIEAFYARLSDAIGIPIMIQDAPASGTVLPVELLARMAREIEQVAYFKIETPGAAAKLRALMEQGGDAIEGPWDGEEGITLFADLDAGATGAMTGGAYADGLRPIIEAHRKGDREGAFARYQRWLPLINHENRQSGFLAAKALMKEGGVIDCEAPRHPWPAMHPQTRRELIETARRLDPMVLRWGR; encoded by the coding sequence ATGGCGCAGGCCAGCACACGCGGCGAGCCACGCTATCGCGGCATCTTTCCGGTGGCGCCCACCACCTTCACCGAGACGGGCGCGCTCGACCTCGCGAGCCAGAAGCGCTGCATCGATTTCATGATCGACTCCGGCGTGGACGGCCTGTGCATCCTCGCGAACTTCTCCGAGCAGTTCCTGCTGGCGGACGACGAGCGCGAGGTGCTCACGCGCACCGTGCTCGAGCATGTCGCGGGGCGCGTGCCGGTGATCGTGACGACCACGCACTTCTCGACCGAGGTGTGCGCGGCGCGCAGCCGGCGCGCGCAGGACATGGGCGCGGCGATGGTCATGGTGATGCCGCCTTATCACGGCGCCACCTTCCGGGTGCCGCCAGCGCAGATCGAGGCCTTCTATGCGCGGCTGTCCGATGCCATCGGCATTCCCATCATGATCCAGGACGCGCCGGCCAGCGGCACGGTGCTGCCGGTCGAACTGCTGGCGCGCATGGCGCGCGAGATCGAACAGGTGGCCTACTTCAAGATCGAGACGCCCGGTGCCGCGGCCAAGCTGCGCGCGCTGATGGAGCAGGGCGGCGACGCCATCGAAGGACCGTGGGACGGCGAGGAGGGCATCACGCTGTTCGCCGACCTCGATGCGGGCGCGACCGGCGCCATGACCGGCGGCGCCTATGCCGACGGCCTGCGGCCCATCATCGAGGCGCACCGCAAGGGCGACCGTGAAGGCGCGTTCGCGCGCTACCAGCGCTGGCTGCCGCTCATCAACCACGAGAACCGGCAGTCCGGCTTTCTCGCGGCGAAGGCGCTGATGAAGGAGGGCGGCGTGATCGATTGCGAAGCGCCGCGCCATCCGTGGCCGGCGATGCATCCGCAGACGCGGCGCGAGCTGATCGAGACCGCGCGGCGGCTCGATCCGATGGTGCTGCGCTGGGGGCGTTGA
- a CDS encoding SDR family NAD(P)-dependent oxidoreductase, with protein MNDLKDKAVLVTGASTGIGAAVARALGQAGARVAVHYRGSADEARAVARDIEAAGGRALLVQADVTDTAAVDRMVKTVHAEFGRIDVLVNNAGGFVKRSPIVDADDDYIDAVFRLNARSVVAVSRRVIPLMAASGGGAIINVTTQAARTGGGPGAGLYAACKGFVSTITRTMAKELVKEKIRVNAVAPGVIETPFHDGHSSPEVLKNFANAIPMGRLGTADECVGAFLFLASEAASSYVTGQVIEVNGGQVMP; from the coding sequence ATGAACGATCTGAAGGACAAGGCGGTACTGGTCACGGGCGCGAGCACGGGCATCGGCGCGGCGGTGGCGCGCGCGCTGGGGCAGGCCGGCGCGCGGGTGGCGGTGCACTACCGCGGCAGCGCCGACGAGGCCCGCGCGGTGGCGCGCGACATCGAGGCCGCCGGCGGCCGCGCGCTGCTGGTGCAGGCCGACGTGACCGACACCGCCGCCGTCGACCGCATGGTGAAGACGGTGCATGCCGAGTTCGGGCGCATCGACGTGCTGGTCAACAACGCGGGCGGCTTCGTGAAGCGCTCGCCCATCGTGGATGCGGACGACGACTACATCGACGCGGTGTTTCGCCTCAACGCCCGCTCGGTGGTGGCGGTGAGCCGCCGCGTGATTCCGCTGATGGCGGCGAGCGGCGGCGGCGCGATCATCAACGTGACCACGCAGGCCGCGCGCACCGGCGGCGGGCCGGGCGCTGGGCTCTACGCTGCCTGCAAGGGCTTCGTCTCGACCATCACGCGCACCATGGCCAAGGAGCTGGTGAAAGAAAAGATCCGCGTCAACGCGGTGGCGCCGGGCGTGATCGAGACGCCTTTTCACGACGGGCATTCGAGCCCCGAGGTGCTGAAGAATTTTGCCAATGCGATTCCGATGGGGCGGCTGGGTACGGCGGATGAATGTGTCGGCGCCTTCCTGTTCCTGGCGAGCGAGGCGGCCAGCAGCTACGTGACCGGGCAGGTCATCGAGGTCAACGGCGGGCAGGTGATGCCCTGA